The Clostridium sporogenes genome contains a region encoding:
- a CDS encoding sulfide/dihydroorotate dehydrogenase-like FAD/NAD-binding protein: MYKIVRKEYLAHQIYLMDIEAPRVAKSAKPGQFVIVKIDEKGERIPLTICDYDKGKGTVTIVFQTLGKSTKQMLNYEVGDSFSDFVGPLGQPSELVNESIEELKNKKIMFIAGGVGTAPVYPQIKWLYKNGVKADVIVGSKSKDYVILEEKMKKVAGNLYISTDDGSYGYKGLVTNILKDLVHKEGKNYDLVIAIGPMIMMKFVAKLTKELGIKTVVSLNPIMVDGTGMCGACRVTVGGETKFACVDGPEFDGHLIDFEEAMRRQVMYKTEEAKEAFRKSHSHEGGCGCGCSNN, translated from the coding sequence ATGTATAAAATAGTAAGGAAAGAATATTTAGCCCATCAAATATATTTAATGGATATAGAAGCACCAAGAGTGGCTAAATCAGCTAAACCAGGACAATTTGTTATAGTTAAAATTGATGAAAAGGGTGAGAGAATACCTCTTACAATTTGTGATTATGATAAAGGAAAAGGTACAGTGACTATAGTATTTCAAACCTTAGGAAAATCTACAAAACAAATGCTTAATTATGAAGTAGGGGATTCTTTTAGTGACTTTGTAGGTCCTTTAGGACAACCCTCAGAATTAGTAAATGAAAGTATTGAGGAATTAAAAAATAAAAAGATCATGTTTATAGCAGGTGGAGTAGGAACAGCTCCAGTATATCCCCAGATTAAATGGCTTTACAAAAATGGAGTGAAAGCAGATGTTATAGTTGGATCAAAATCAAAGGATTATGTGATATTAGAAGAAAAAATGAAAAAAGTAGCGGGAAATTTATACATATCTACAGATGATGGTTCTTATGGATATAAAGGGTTAGTAACAAATATTTTAAAAGATTTGGTTCATAAAGAAGGGAAAAACTATGATCTTGTTATTGCCATAGGACCTATGATAATGATGAAATTTGTAGCTAAACTTACTAAAGAGCTAGGGATAAAAACAGTTGTAAGCTTAAATCCAATAATGGTAGATGGAACAGGAATGTGTGGAGCTTGCAGGGTTACTGTAGGAGGAGAAACTAAATTTGCCTGTGTAGATGGACCAGAGTTTGATGGTCATCTTATAGATTTTGAGGAGGCTATGAGAAGACAAGTTATGTATAAAACAGAAGAAGCAAAAGAAGCATTTAGAAAAAGTCATTCTCATGAAGGTGGTTGTGGTTGTGGATGTAGCAATAATTAA
- a CDS encoding 2,3-butanediol dehydrogenase, with protein sequence MKAALWYERKDVRVEEIEEPKVVKGSVKIKVKWCGICGSDLHEYLGGPIFIPVGQPHALSGTTAPVVLGHEFSGEIVELGEGVTKFNIGDRVIVEPIVACGKCPACMEGKYNLCSSLGFHGLCGSGGGLAEYTVFPEGFVHKIPDEMSYEDAALVEPMAVGLHSVRMANFNTGDTALVLGAGPIGLATIECLKAAGARLIVVLQRKSIRQKYAKRAGADVVLDPNEVNIPEEVKKLTGGVGVDATFETTGAKIGFDTGLESLKYEGTMVITSIWEKDTNFNPNVLVFTEKKIVGTLAYRHEFPATMALMKDGRIKTEGYITKKIALDDIVEEGFGALTGPEKKKHVKILVTPDKSLL encoded by the coding sequence ATGAAAGCAGCATTATGGTATGAAAGAAAAGATGTAAGAGTGGAAGAAATTGAAGAACCAAAGGTAGTAAAAGGATCTGTAAAAATTAAAGTGAAATGGTGTGGAATATGTGGTTCAGATTTACATGAGTACTTAGGAGGTCCTATATTTATTCCAGTAGGACAACCTCATGCATTGAGTGGAACAACAGCACCAGTAGTTTTAGGACACGAATTTTCAGGAGAAATAGTAGAATTAGGAGAAGGTGTAACAAAATTTAATATTGGAGATAGAGTAATTGTTGAACCTATAGTAGCTTGTGGAAAATGTCCAGCATGTATGGAAGGAAAATATAATCTTTGTTCATCTTTAGGTTTCCATGGACTTTGTGGAAGTGGTGGTGGACTTGCAGAATATACTGTATTTCCAGAGGGTTTTGTTCATAAAATCCCAGATGAAATGTCCTATGAGGATGCAGCCTTAGTAGAGCCAATGGCAGTAGGTCTTCACTCTGTAAGAATGGCTAATTTTAATACAGGAGACACAGCTTTAGTGTTAGGTGCAGGACCAATAGGCCTTGCTACAATAGAATGTTTAAAGGCAGCTGGAGCAAGACTTATAGTAGTTTTACAGAGAAAATCTATAAGACAAAAATATGCAAAAAGAGCAGGGGCAGATGTGGTTTTAGATCCTAATGAAGTTAATATACCAGAAGAAGTTAAAAAACTTACAGGTGGAGTAGGTGTAGATGCTACTTTTGAAACTACAGGAGCTAAGATAGGATTTGATACTGGTCTTGAAAGTTTAAAATATGAAGGTACAATGGTTATAACTAGTATATGGGAAAAGGATACAAACTTTAATCCAAACGTATTAGTATTTACTGAAAAGAAAATTGTAGGAACTTTAGCATATAGACATGAATTTCCAGCAACAATGGCATTAATGAAGGATGGAAGAATAAAAACAGAGGGATATATTACAAAGAAAATAGCTTTAGATGATATAGTAGAAGAAGGATTTGGTGCTTTAACTGGACCAGAAAAGAAAAAACATGTAAAAATTCTTGTAACTCCAGATAAATCACTTTTATAA
- the cooS gene encoding anaerobic carbon-monoxide dehydrogenase catalytic subunit has product MNKIYNRFIDFIKLSVMGESILEKAEGRVSYHDSVEEMLKRIREDGMSNVFDRWIEQEKIRCKFCLQGLSCQLCSQGPCRINEKGPQKKGVCGIGPDAMAMRNFLLKNIMGAGTYSHHAYEAFRTLKATAEGKTPFTIKDINKLKWMCEKLGIDTNKDTNQMAIELADLLEQQQKIDVEDKNLMVEAFAPKKRKELWRKLNIYPAGTVHEEQNCVASCLTNVDGNYKSLAAKALRLGIATIYNSQIGLEMVQDILFGTPMPHEVDVDLGIMDPEYVNIVFNGHQPWGGVATIQKAKMAEVQQKAKAAGAKGLRVVGSIETGQELLQRFEVDDVFVGLMGNWLAIEPLLATGTVDVMAMEENCSPPAIDHYAEKYGATLVSISTIIDIPGLQHKIPYDPEKVDVMADSLIDLAIENFKNRKDKVKPMVPKITQKAIAGFSTEAVLGALGNKLDPLVDVIAAGKIKGVVALANCSTLRNGPQDWNTVNLTKELINKDILVVSGGCGNHALEVAGLCTLEAANTIAGEGLKEVCNLLKIPPVLSFGTCTDTGRISMLVTALADHMNLDVSDLPIAVTAPEWMEQKATIDGIFAVAYGAYTHLSPVPFMTGAPELVKLLTEDVEGITGGKVALGDDPIEVANNIEAHIVGKRNKLGLS; this is encoded by the coding sequence ATGAATAAAATCTATAATAGATTTATAGATTTTATAAAGCTAAGCGTTATGGGTGAAAGTATATTAGAAAAAGCTGAAGGACGTGTAAGTTATCATGATTCAGTAGAGGAAATGTTAAAGCGTATAAGAGAAGATGGAATGTCTAATGTATTTGACAGATGGATAGAACAAGAAAAAATTCGTTGTAAATTTTGTCTTCAAGGTCTAAGCTGTCAACTTTGTTCTCAAGGACCCTGTAGAATAAATGAAAAGGGACCACAGAAAAAAGGGGTATGTGGTATTGGACCAGATGCTATGGCTATGAGAAATTTCTTGCTCAAAAATATAATGGGCGCAGGTACATATAGCCATCATGCCTATGAAGCTTTTCGTACATTAAAAGCTACAGCAGAAGGAAAAACTCCCTTTACTATTAAAGATATAAATAAATTAAAATGGATGTGTGAAAAATTAGGTATTGACACAAATAAAGATACAAATCAAATGGCTATAGAATTGGCAGATTTATTAGAACAGCAACAGAAAATTGATGTAGAAGACAAAAACCTTATGGTGGAAGCCTTTGCACCAAAAAAGAGAAAAGAGCTTTGGAGAAAATTAAATATTTATCCTGCTGGAACTGTTCATGAAGAACAAAATTGTGTAGCTAGTTGTTTAACTAATGTAGATGGTAATTATAAGTCTTTAGCAGCAAAGGCTTTACGTCTAGGTATAGCTACTATATATAATTCCCAGATTGGACTTGAAATGGTTCAGGATATTTTATTTGGAACACCTATGCCTCATGAAGTAGATGTGGATTTAGGTATTATGGATCCAGAGTATGTAAATATAGTATTTAATGGACATCAACCCTGGGGAGGAGTTGCCACAATACAAAAGGCAAAAATGGCAGAAGTTCAACAAAAGGCTAAGGCCGCAGGTGCAAAGGGGCTTAGGGTAGTTGGTTCTATTGAAACAGGTCAGGAATTACTTCAAAGGTTTGAAGTAGATGATGTTTTTGTAGGTTTAATGGGTAACTGGTTAGCTATAGAGCCTCTTTTAGCTACAGGTACAGTGGACGTTATGGCTATGGAGGAAAACTGTTCACCACCAGCTATAGACCATTATGCAGAAAAATATGGAGCAACTTTGGTAAGTATAAGTACTATTATAGATATACCAGGACTACAACATAAGATTCCATATGATCCTGAAAAAGTAGATGTTATGGCAGATAGTTTAATAGATTTGGCCATAGAAAATTTTAAAAATCGTAAAGATAAAGTTAAACCTATGGTGCCTAAAATTACTCAAAAGGCTATTGCTGGTTTTTCTACAGAGGCAGTTTTAGGAGCTCTTGGCAATAAACTTGATCCTTTAGTAGATGTAATTGCTGCAGGAAAAATTAAAGGAGTAGTTGCCCTTGCAAACTGTTCAACTCTAAGAAATGGACCACAGGATTGGAACACAGTAAATCTTACAAAAGAACTAATTAACAAGGATATATTAGTAGTGTCTGGAGGCTGTGGAAATCATGCCTTAGAAGTAGCAGGTCTTTGTACTTTAGAAGCTGCTAATACTATAGCTGGAGAAGGACTAAAAGAGGTTTGCAATCTTTTAAAGATTCCTCCAGTGTTAAGCTTTGGAACTTGCACAGATACAGGAAGAATATCAATGCTCGTAACTGCTCTTGCAGACCACATGAATTTAGATGTATCTGATCTTCCAATAGCTGTTACTGCTCCAGAGTGGATGGAGCAAAAGGCAACTATTGATGGAATATTTGCAGTGGCTTATGGCGCATATACTCATTTATCACCAGTGCCATTTATGACTGGAGCACCTGAGCTTGTAAAATTATTAACAGAAGACGTAGAAGGTATAACTGGAGGAAAGGTCGCCCTTGGAGATGATCCAATAGAGGTAGCAAATAATATAGAAGCGCATATTGTAGGCAAGAGAAATAAATTAGGTCTAAGCTAA
- the hypA gene encoding hydrogenase maturation nickel metallochaperone HypA has product MHETAVICEVVDIVLKAAKDNDIKKITKVILRIGEFSCVQEDQLKFSYEIICRDTLLKDSNLVIEWIQPIAYCSHCNERFPVSFTHKECPICHKVSEKIVSGYDTYVYSIEGD; this is encoded by the coding sequence ATGCATGAAACAGCTGTGATTTGTGAAGTTGTAGATATTGTTTTAAAGGCAGCAAAAGATAATGATATAAAAAAGATTACAAAAGTTATACTGCGTATAGGAGAATTTTCCTGTGTTCAAGAGGATCAACTAAAATTTAGTTATGAAATAATTTGTAGGGATACTCTCCTTAAAGATTCAAATTTAGTTATTGAATGGATACAGCCAATAGCCTACTGTAGCCATTGTAATGAAAGATTTCCAGTATCCTTTACTCATAAAGAATGTCCAATTTGTCATAAAGTTAGCGAAAAAATTGTATCTGGGTATGATACCTATGTATACAGTATAGAAGGTGATTAA
- the hypB gene encoding hydrogenase nickel incorporation protein HypB has translation MITIEINKSIYKKNEAIAYSLKDKLHEKNIKMINLLGSPGSGKTTLLESIIKNINNREKLAVIEGDLYTDKDAKRIEKLGVKTVQLNTKGACHLEAGAIVEAVNNLDINKEELIIIDNIGNLVCTAEFDLGEDTRIAVMSITEGNDKPLKYPLMFQTTDVIVLNKIDILPYTNFDLDQFYKDANCLNPKVKIFEVSATRGDGINKICNLIGG, from the coding sequence ATGATAACCATAGAAATCAATAAAAGTATTTATAAGAAGAATGAGGCCATTGCCTACAGTTTAAAAGATAAACTTCATGAAAAAAATATAAAAATGATTAATTTATTAGGTTCACCGGGATCAGGAAAAACCACTTTACTAGAATCTATAATAAAAAATATTAATAATAGAGAAAAATTAGCGGTAATTGAAGGTGATTTATACACAGATAAAGACGCCAAACGAATTGAAAAATTAGGTGTTAAAACTGTTCAACTTAATACTAAAGGAGCCTGTCACCTTGAAGCTGGTGCTATAGTAGAAGCAGTAAATAACCTGGATATTAATAAGGAAGAACTTATAATTATTGATAATATAGGTAATTTAGTTTGTACCGCAGAATTTGACTTAGGGGAAGATACAAGAATAGCTGTTATGAGTATTACAGAGGGTAATGATAAACCTTTGAAATATCCCCTTATGTTTCAAACAACTGATGTAATTGTACTAAACAAAATTGATATATTGCCTTATACTAATTTTGATTTAGATCAATTTTATAAGGATGCTAATTGTCTAAATCCTAAAGTAAAAATATTTGAAGTATCAGCTACCAGAGGTGATGGAATAAATAAAATTTGTAATTTAATAGGTGGCTAG
- a CDS encoding NifB/NifX family molybdenum-iron cluster-binding protein produces the protein MKIAIASDGKYVSGHFGHCEGFTIYEVEEGKSLNKNFTPNPGHRPGYLPVFLKGLNVDVIIAGGMGETAQDLFNENNIEVVVGAQGFSDDIAQEYIQGELKSTGSVCREHEHEGHCNE, from the coding sequence ATGAAAATAGCAATTGCAAGTGATGGAAAATATGTAAGTGGACATTTTGGACATTGTGAAGGGTTTACAATTTATGAAGTAGAAGAAGGAAAATCTTTAAATAAGAATTTTACTCCAAATCCTGGACATAGACCTGGATATCTTCCAGTATTTTTAAAAGGATTAAATGTAGATGTTATTATTGCAGGTGGAATGGGAGAAACAGCACAAGATTTATTTAATGAAAATAATATTGAAGTAGTAGTTGGCGCACAGGGATTTAGTGACGATATAGCTCAAGAATACATACAAGGTGAACTAAAGTCAACAGGTAGTGTATGTAGAGAGCATGAACATGAAGGACACTGTAACGAATAA
- a CDS encoding ATP-binding protein yields the protein MDLVVLSGKGGTGKTTIATALSELYNDVVRVDCDVDASNFYMFYKGKDIEKSNFIGGKKATIDKERCIECGKCKTVCKFDAIENFKIDPFLCEGCGTCTLICPQNAIKLEEEKTAETFITELDKGLISRAEMEVGSDGSGKLVTDLRKKAKIFNKDDKLTIIDGSPGIGCAVIASITGSDAILIVTEPTASGLEDSKRVIALCGHFGILPMVCVNKYDINKEMTVDIENFINEKGIKLVGKIPYDNTVMKSINDLKPITYYKESIANKAIEHMWKNIKQII from the coding sequence TTGGATTTAGTGGTTTTAAGTGGAAAAGGTGGAACAGGTAAAACTACAATAGCAACAGCACTATCAGAGCTTTACAATGATGTAGTAAGAGTGGATTGTGATGTGGATGCTTCTAATTTTTATATGTTTTACAAGGGAAAAGATATTGAAAAAAGTAATTTTATAGGAGGGAAAAAAGCTACTATAGATAAAGAGAGATGTATTGAATGTGGAAAATGTAAGACGGTTTGTAAATTTGATGCCATAGAAAATTTTAAAATAGATCCTTTTTTGTGTGAGGGGTGTGGTACGTGTACATTAATATGTCCACAAAATGCTATAAAGTTAGAAGAGGAGAAAACTGCAGAGACTTTTATTACAGAATTAGATAAAGGATTAATTTCTAGAGCAGAAATGGAAGTGGGCAGTGATGGCTCAGGAAAATTAGTAACTGATCTTAGAAAAAAGGCTAAAATTTTTAATAAAGATGATAAATTAACAATAATAGATGGTTCTCCTGGTATTGGATGTGCTGTTATAGCCTCTATAACAGGATCTGATGCAATACTTATTGTTACAGAACCTACTGCATCAGGACTTGAAGATTCAAAAAGAGTAATAGCTTTATGTGGACATTTTGGTATTTTACCTATGGTTTGTGTAAACAAATATGATATAAATAAAGAAATGACAGTAGATATAGAAAACTTTATTAATGAAAAAGGCATAAAATTAGTAGGTAAAATCCCATACGATAATACTGTTATGAAATCTATAAATGATCTAAAGCCTATAACTTATTATAAAGAAAGTATAGCGAATAAAGCTATTGAACATATGTGGAAAAATATTAAACAAATAATATAA
- a CDS encoding ATP-binding protein, whose translation MNIAVLSGKGGTGKTTVSTNLALALKSNYIDCDVEEPNGFLFLKPKIETEKKVMVEYPIIDDNKCINCGVCANVCQFNALAKVKDDIMLFQKLCHGCGACKIACKYNAITYDKRDIGKIENGFSHDISCSRGILNISEPMAVPVIKELLKNLSGKRNLIDCSPGTSCNVVNALKYADGAILVTEPSEFGFHDLKMAIELVKMYKIPFGIVINKDDGEDNIIKKYCKEEEINLIGTIPYAKKTAVLYSKGEVLYDDLYHKALFDNISKKAKEVLNWI comes from the coding sequence GTGAATATAGCAGTACTTAGTGGAAAGGGAGGAACAGGTAAAACTACAGTATCTACAAATCTTGCCCTTGCATTAAAGTCTAACTATATAGACTGTGATGTGGAAGAACCAAATGGTTTTTTATTTTTAAAACCTAAGATAGAAACAGAAAAAAAAGTTATGGTAGAGTATCCAATTATAGATGATAATAAATGTATTAATTGTGGTGTTTGTGCTAATGTTTGTCAATTTAATGCACTGGCAAAGGTTAAAGATGATATTATGCTCTTTCAAAAGTTATGTCATGGCTGTGGAGCTTGTAAAATTGCCTGTAAATATAATGCTATAACTTATGATAAAAGGGACATAGGCAAAATTGAAAACGGCTTTAGTCATGATATAAGTTGTAGTAGAGGAATTTTAAATATAAGTGAACCTATGGCAGTACCTGTAATTAAAGAATTACTTAAAAATTTATCTGGTAAGAGAAATTTAATTGACTGCTCTCCAGGAACTTCCTGTAATGTAGTAAATGCTTTAAAATATGCAGATGGAGCAATACTTGTTACAGAGCCTTCAGAATTTGGTTTTCATGATTTAAAAATGGCTATAGAACTTGTAAAAATGTATAAGATACCTTTTGGTATAGTCATAAATAAAGATGATGGAGAAGATAACATAATAAAAAAATATTGTAAAGAAGAAGAAATAAATTTGATAGGTACTATACCTTATGCTAAGAAAACGGCAGTTCTTTATTCTAAGGGAGAAGTACTTTATGATGATTTATATCACAAAGCGTTATTTGATAATATTTCTAAGAAAGCCAAGGAGGTGCTAAATTGGATTTAG
- a CDS encoding NifB/NifX family molybdenum-iron cluster-binding protein, translating to MKIAISSTGKTMENLLDMRFGRCEYFQIHDTESKEVKILENEGQNASGGAGIVASNQLVDEKVDIIITGNLGPNAFEIIEKVGIKAYKCESISITSVIDKYNKGELEQISMSGPAHHGM from the coding sequence ATGAAAATAGCAATTTCATCAACAGGAAAAACTATGGAAAATTTACTTGATATGAGGTTTGGAAGATGTGAGTATTTTCAAATTCATGATACTGAAAGTAAAGAAGTTAAAATATTAGAAAATGAAGGGCAAAATGCAAGTGGTGGAGCAGGTATCGTTGCATCTAACCAATTAGTAGATGAAAAAGTAGATATTATTATTACAGGAAATCTTGGACCTAATGCTTTTGAAATCATAGAAAAGGTAGGTATTAAAGCTTATAAGTGTGAATCTATATCAATAACTTCAGTTATTGATAAATATAATAAGGGTGAGCTTGAACAAATAAGCATGTCTGGCCCTGCACATCATGGAATGTAA
- a CDS encoding effector binding domain-containing protein: MASLSVRVVSKEFDTIVYGVYSKSNDKQTHKDIPIASKKYYKIINKKEKEVFPYFVLSKNYDQNTRNFDLFVGNIDKYEGLEKIIIPKGLYGVITIKPKLGFMWGLSIGEAKKNFYKKWLPKTNYEAINLEFEYHEIHSIGKNPNIDIYFGITKPANL, translated from the coding sequence ATGGCATCTCTATCCGTAAGAGTTGTCTCAAAAGAATTTGATACAATAGTATATGGTGTATATTCAAAATCCAATGATAAGCAAACTCATAAAGATATTCCAATAGCTTCTAAAAAGTATTATAAAATTATAAACAAAAAAGAAAAAGAAGTATTTCCTTACTTCGTCTTATCCAAAAACTATGATCAAAATACTCGTAACTTTGACCTATTTGTAGGTAACATAGATAAGTACGAAGGACTTGAAAAAATAATAATACCCAAAGGTCTTTATGGTGTAATTACAATAAAACCTAAACTAGGTTTTATGTGGGGTCTTTCTATTGGTGAAGCAAAAAAAAATTTTTATAAAAAATGGCTACCCAAAACAAATTATGAAGCTATAAATTTAGAATTTGAATACCATGAAATACATAGTATAGGGAAAAATCCAAATATAGATATTTACTTTGGAATAACTAAACCTGCAAATTTATAA
- a CDS encoding DUF4352 domain-containing protein, whose protein sequence is MKNKKVKKPFYKKWWFWILIFVVGIGIGAGAGAIKDGPQKVGQTTAKVQDKNTETNTDTNKTKVFKVGDIVKLKDFKVTVNKVYKVKGDEFTQPQSGNEFIAVDCSVENISNEQQAVSSIAMFKVVDKDGRQCEYSMEGLTAAKAGQMDGEIAPGRKLTGAYVVEVPKGTTGLELEFDGSLLLGGQVIVKLN, encoded by the coding sequence ATGAAAAATAAAAAAGTTAAGAAGCCATTCTATAAAAAATGGTGGTTTTGGATATTGATTTTTGTAGTTGGAATAGGGATAGGTGCAGGTGCAGGTGCTATTAAAGATGGGCCTCAAAAAGTAGGACAAACAACTGCAAAAGTTCAAGATAAAAACACAGAAACAAATACAGATACAAATAAAACTAAAGTTTTTAAAGTTGGAGATATTGTAAAATTAAAAGATTTTAAAGTTACAGTTAATAAGGTTTACAAAGTCAAGGGAGATGAATTTACGCAACCTCAATCAGGAAATGAATTTATTGCAGTAGATTGTTCAGTAGAAAACATATCAAATGAACAACAGGCAGTATCTTCAATAGCAATGTTTAAAGTTGTAGACAAAGATGGTAGACAGTGTGAATATTCAATGGAAGGTCTAACAGCTGCTAAGGCAGGACAAATGGATGGAGAAATTGCTCCCGGTAGAAAATTAACAGGAGCTTATGTTGTAGAGGTACCAAAAGGAACTACTGGACTAGAACTAGAATTTGATGGTTCTTTACTTTTAGGTGGACAAGTAATAGTAAAATTAAATTAG
- a CDS encoding VanZ family protein, producing the protein MERYLEPIKIAIITFPFIAAIFTVPFLIFQYKKYGYVNKIRLVIVYSLLLFSINAYYLVILPLPNIESIHPLKKSITEYMQLIPFTFIFDFLKETKVQLNEPSTYLMILKEIAFLQVILNVMLLMPLGVYCRYYFRKSLGKTVLITFLISLFFEITQITGLYGIYQAPYRLFDVDDLMLNTFGGMIGYLLAPKITYFLPGSDKFDVGIDLKNMQVGFIRRFIGSSIDIFVNFTIIIVFNNLVASVVSLLLYYIILPYITNGITLGKLIVRIKIKGRRERVTFKEILKRNGILFFTISMQLVLSFIAPVFVVAYNLIILGYILYKTIKNDKILFYERISGTKNVIICNEKDVLKGKNINLQKINSLNEVILHR; encoded by the coding sequence ATGGAGAGATATTTAGAACCAATAAAAATTGCTATTATAACATTTCCCTTTATAGCTGCAATTTTTACAGTACCCTTTTTAATTTTTCAATATAAAAAGTATGGATATGTAAATAAGATAAGATTAGTAATAGTGTATTCATTACTATTATTTTCAATAAATGCATATTATTTAGTTATTTTGCCACTTCCCAATATAGAGAGTATACATCCATTAAAAAAATCTATTACTGAATATATGCAATTAATACCTTTTACATTTATATTTGATTTTTTAAAGGAAACTAAAGTTCAGTTAAATGAGCCAAGTACCTATTTAATGATCTTAAAAGAAATAGCTTTTCTACAAGTAATTTTAAATGTTATGCTACTTATGCCTTTGGGTGTTTATTGTAGATATTATTTTAGAAAAAGTTTAGGAAAAACAGTATTAATAACATTTTTAATATCATTATTCTTTGAGATAACTCAAATAACAGGATTGTATGGGATTTATCAGGCACCTTACAGATTATTTGATGTAGATGATTTAATGTTAAATACTTTTGGGGGTATGATAGGCTATTTATTAGCACCTAAAATAACGTATTTTCTACCTGGTTCTGATAAATTTGATGTAGGAATTGATTTGAAAAATATGCAAGTTGGATTTATAAGAAGATTCATAGGATCGAGCATTGATATTTTCGTAAATTTTACAATAATTATAGTGTTTAATAATTTAGTTGCTTCAGTAGTTTCTTTATTATTGTATTATATAATTTTGCCATATATAACTAACGGAATAACCCTTGGAAAATTGATAGTAAGAATAAAGATAAAAGGAAGAAGAGAAAGAGTAACCTTTAAAGAGATATTAAAAAGAAATGGGATTTTATTTTTCACAATAAGTATGCAATTAGTATTATCATTTATAGCGCCTGTTTTTGTAGTTGCATACAATTTAATAATATTAGGGTATATACTATATAAAACCATTAAAAATGATAAAATATTATTTTATGAAAGAATTAGTGGAACTAAAAATGTAATTATATGCAATGAAAAAGATGTATTAAAGGGAAAAAATATAAACTTACAAAAAATAAACAGTTTAAATGAAGTAATTTTACACAGATAA